The sequence CATCTCTGTATCGGCAGAGGTCTGCTTGTCATCCTCCTGATCTTTCATCTCTGTATCGGCAGAGGTCTGCTTGTCATCCTCCTGATCTTTCATCTCTGTATCGGCAGAGGTCTGCTTGTCATCCTCCTGATCTTTCATCTCTTTATCGGCAGAGGTCTGCTTGTCATCTTCCTCATTTTCGATTTCTGTATCTGCAGAGGCCTGCTTGCTATCCTCCTCATCATTTAAGATAACTAACTCGACATTGCCTAATCCGAGGTACACTTTATTGTTCAAGGCCCGGATGGCATCGAGACTCCGGTTGTCGATTACGTAGACCAGAGTCTGGCCCGAATCTTCCGATTTCGCACTGACGTTCTTCCACATGTTGGTCTCGAGGGTCTTGTTTTGAGTGCTGAGCATCTGCAAGATCTTTTTGGGGTCAGTCTTGGCAAACAACTTTGGTGTCTTGAGTAGCACCTTCGTCCCCTGTGAGACCTCTCCTCTAGGCTTTACGCAGAGCTTTCCGCTCTCCCACGGCTCCAACTGGGGTACAATCCTCTCCAGCCACCGTTTTGTCTGTTCGTTGGCACACGACATGACTAGCACACCCTTCACCGTGTACGTACCGTAAAACCGTGGAAAATAGCCATCCTCTAGAGGTTCGAGAGCCTCTATAAGTGCATCTTGGAttttctccatttcattttcaGTACACTTACGCTCAGGATCTGGCATTACTGACATCTTCTGTTTGTACAACGCCCCATCTTCTGCATCAGCTGACGAATTCTCATCTTTCCGTAGCTGCTTTTGTCTTTGTCTCTGAATATAACTTGCATCGTATTGTATTCCTTTAGCAGCTAGTTTCAGTTTGAGAGATTCTAATTTCTTCCGAGGTGATACAGCTCTCGCCGCTTGGGCCTTCTTCACTACTCTTCCTGAAGACAAGTGTCCGCCACCTAGAGTTGAAAGAACAATAGATTATATTCAGATTATTTACAAATCACATTTGAAAAAAACAAGAGAACAGCCACATCTGGAAGTACAAGGTGTGTTCTTTAAGTAAGTAAATACTtttggagtaaaggagaccacttaccaGACAGCACAAGTGTTGAGTTGCCGATAGGCACACACACCAGGAAAGAAAACTGGCAATCAttttgagtaattaattttttgagttagtgtacacacacacacacacacacacacacacacacacacacgcctatgcCCCTACATGCCACTGGCTGGACACACTGTGCTGCATTTTGGCAGATGGACTAGTCTGTCGTGAGGTTTGTGTCGTGTGGGTTGTATAAAGGAAGAGAAAGAGTTGGATGGCAGGGTAAGGGGTTAGCAGTGAGGGGTGAGTGGCTAGCTGTTAGCTAGGAGGCAGCCAATTTGCTGGGTAGGAATGATGGAGGGACGGGTGGCAGAAGAATGGAATAAGTGCTAGATGCACCACTGTCCCAACTGGTCAGAAACAGTGGTGTCAGAATGTGAGTTTTGGAGTGAGTGGCAAGATGTTGGAAGCAGTGACTGTTGGGGGACAGTGGGTTACCAGAGTTTAAGACGAGGGCAATTATGGGAGTGATGGATGTATTGCAAGGTTAACTCGCATCtgcgtagttcagagaagctggtggcgaagggaaggatccagatggcctcaggctgtgaagtagtcattgaaattgagcatgttacaTTTAACTGCATGTCCTGCCTCCTGGTGGTCAACTTTTTGGGGTAGAAGGCAGGGCAACTAACAACATGTAGGTACTGTTGATGTTTAGttgatttaatgtggacagaggtgtggatggaggcgTCAGAGGGGTGAAGGTCAATGTCAAGCAATGTGATACCTAGGGTTAAAGGAGGGGCAAGTGAAGTGGGAGGGACACAAGGAatcgaggttgtgaaggaatgaggatatggTGTCTTGGCCTTCAGTCAAGATGGTGAAGATATCATCCTGGAATGGAACATCTGGACATATCCTCCATCAGGGCTTAGATGAGTTCTCATCATGCCCTGCAATGACGGACATCCTTTGCAAGATCCTCCCCACCCTTCCtcaagtggtgttccatcacccacccacccacccaacctacaTAACATCCTAGTCCACTCCATTCCCAACTCTTTggctggttggtttgtttgggccacgggaccaaacagcgaggtcatcacgcccaatggattaggaaaggaaggTGGCCGTGCCTTTGAAAGGAGCATCCTGGCATTAGCCtcaagtgatttagtgaaatcatggaTAACCTTAATCAagatggctggatgtgggtttgaaccatcatcctcctgaatgccagtctagtgtgctaactgttgcaccacctcactcggtcccaACCCCTTGCCCCCTGGATCGCATCCCTGTGGAAGACCaacatgcaagacctgtccaatccaaGCACCCAGCACTCTTtattccagtcttgtcacaggATTATCGTACCtcacctatgaaagcagccacGTAATATACCACCTCAGCTGCAAACATCTCTACAGCTCTTTATGATGGTAAGATTACTGACCAGCTGTCCAcgaggatgaacagccactgcccaACTGTTACTGAGAATAAAGTTGACTGTCCAGTGGCACAAAATGCTGCTAAGCATACCATGCTCAATTTCAATTGATGCTTCACAACCTGAGGcctctgcatcccccccccccccccccctctctctctctctctctctctctctctctctctctctctctcaaaaacacacacacacacacacacacacacacacactacctacCTACCTACTTCCAACACAACCCACACCACTTATCAAAATGCAGCACTGTGTGACCGTGTGTCTAGTCGGTGCCATGTAGGGGAATAGGCATGAGCGTGTGGGCACGCGCACTCACTGGCTTGCCGACTAGCGTGCacataaagaaataaaactttCTAGCTTTTGGAAAATCCTCTTTTGAGCTAGTGACACGAGCGcgagcgtgcacacacacacacacgcccactccCACGCCcacgtgcacgtgcacgtgcatgtgcgcacacacacacacacacacacacacacacacacacacacacacacacacattgtgtgcaCTCTAGTTCAAAATAGAAGTCTCCCAAAGCTATAAAGTTTTCTTTATGTGAGTGCCTGTTGATGATTACACACTCCTgttttttggtgagtggtctcctttaatccagaCATATTTACATTCTatcagaactttttttaaaaaagaaaaagtaagtaaatactATCTTTATATTAAAAACGCAGGTGCATTtaacatattattattactatatggAAGCCTTAACCTTAGGCTACTTTTCTATACATGTTACGCCAATAttaaagcttctggagtttcaagCCTCCTACACACAGCACCATCATTCACGTACAGCCTTAATGATCATCTGAAATTATTCATGGGGTAATTTATACacactgtaaacagaaactgtaaAAGTTCTATGGCACTCCCCTTAGATGCTCCAGAACTGTTGGTCTGCTTCGCGAGTTTTTTTTCTCCGTCTCAGATGGGCTAACTACGAACAATGTACCAATTTCTATTTCTTATTCattgttcttttccttttttccagtACCCTCAATTTTTCCCTATGTTTTTTCTTCCCATCTTCTGACTGCTACCTACAGaccattttttccattctcctgccttgaaatccttccgtattcaatACTCTTTGCCTAAACTCTTTTTACTTTGTGGAACCAGTCTGTTGTTGACTTGAATATTTGAAGGTCTTTTGGGTTAATCTAttgtttttcatttgttatagTGCCCaaaaaatgccagttttcttttttctcGTTATTTCTGATTAGTTTTCTATGTTTGATGAATTTAATCTTACTTCATTATTTCCAATCTTCCATAGTTCTTTGTGGATCTAAAAATTTCCTAGCGATTTGCCTTTCCtgtatttctaatttatctaaattatactTAAAAGCTAGACATCCACTTGCATACAGAAATTATGGTTTCACTACTGCACCATAATGCCTCATTTTTGCATTTTTAGACATGAATTTTTTACTGTAAAAATTATACCACATGCACTTCACATTTTATGTATTCTTTCCTCTGTAGTAGCCTTATTCAAAtcattttcttggattatctccccaagatatttaaattttttagccTTCCATATTTGACCAATAACTGTTTTCAGAAATTTCCGTTCATTTTTAATGTTTCTTAAATGTTTTTTCCACAGAAAATCTTAAGCCAAAGCTACAGGTTATTTCTTCTAAAAGATTATTTGTATCACAGTAGATTAAACATTTTCAGAAACTGTAGCAATGTCTTCTGCAAATGTGAGACAGTCAAATCAAACGTCTATGTTTCCTCTGTCCAATTTTATTGGTGAAATCTTATACCCATTCAGTTTTTCCATTTCAAATTCTCACTACTTTCCCTACACCACAATGAAAAGGAATTGGGAACAGATGATCACTTTGCTGTATACTTGTCTTTATTTCAAAGGGCTTTCATAAATTTCACCAGTGGCCGGTTATGGCATGCAAACATGCTGTAGCAAACTATAAGTattgcactaaaattatgccatttctctctGAATGCGAGCTGGAAATCACATTAAAATTACACCATCTCTCTTCAAATGCATGTTGGCGTGCAAATAAAATGAACGAAAACAAGTTTTGCTGTGCTCTCTTTATGACAACTAGAAACCAGTGTCAAATGCTATGATCAATTCTGAGTAGGGACACAGCTGCCTGCAAATGCTCTGATGTGACATCATCCCTTCCGGCACTATGAGTGCTACTTTTCCACAGCACCAggttcagtattattattattattattattattattgaaagtgCACATAAGATACTGTGCAAGCATACCATATGAGGAATTTTTGAGCAGCAGCTTATATAACGGCTCCTTGGCCAAGTGGTGAAGTGCACTAACTGCCAATTCATCAGCTCGGGTTTGCAGCCCACTGTTGCcatcatttttttttatcattttatttttatttgtcccaATGTTACActattaattgtaaaatttaaatatatttaaaaagttcAATTCATATAAGTAAAATTGATATATTCAGTTTAGTTGTGATTACTGcccttgtaagtcaaaaggctatagaCGGTGACAAAAAAGGGCAacaaaataaatctcgggtgaacagcctggtatgactgtgcataggacacaatatttcagcaatcgaccatgttgccatcatcaggtgcgctgatgtactgaccaacggtgggccggcgccatgtatatataggacaatccccctcccactcctccctcAGGCATTTCGTAtcagtcggtgcggtccgcgccccaggtacagcgtccgttctcccgccgtctgggcactgcgtcctaggtcttctcattAAGGAGGGTCTGTCgacaccgctctcgttattctgcCCTCCTCCtccgaagtcggtacactctggaaAATATCCTTTTCCTTTTTAATCCAGGTGATCGTGGATTCCCacaccttgctaaggatgtaaccgctgtcacgatttagttgtggctcccttactctgatctctatggcttctttgatgacacagtcccagtatttggaagtctgtgccaggactttggtttggtcataatccaagctgtggagttccgacaggcaatggtcagcgattgccgacttactgggctgctgcagtctagtgtgccattgatgttctcggcatcggtcctcaatggtacggatggtctgccctatgtatacactaccACATTGGCAAGGTCTCAGATCAACCCCTGATTTATGTAGCCCAAAGCTGTTCtcgacactaccaagaaggctcttggttttgcttggaggacggaagatggttttcacttggtgtttacgtaaaatgtgTCCAATTTTTCCAGATAAGGCCCCACAAAACAGAATAATAGCCAAGGCCGCTGCCTCCTGAGGTTCTCCCTCAGTTTTTGCTGACGCTGtaggtgtgggatgtagagccttccgaatttgcccttccttgtatCCATATCTTTTTTATTTCTGGTAGAGACCATTTCAGCATTCCTGAAATAATTTTTTGATCTGTTGATTTTGTCGTTTGTATGCTAATAAAACCTGaattcagtcacaaatctggttCAAAACTTGgtaagctcatattttgttcagtAATCAGTGCTATAGAATTGCATCAAATGCATTTCTGGAAGCAGATTCATGGACAAAAATAACAAGCTGAGCTTCACAAGGTGAGTTCGTGAACCCATATGTACCTTATAATGTGTTTGATAATGCCACAACAGACTGCATTAGCTATGTTAGTCTAAAATAATCAGCATCTGTctcatgacccttcttgaaaacaggtgtAACCTGCAATTTTTTCTAACTCTATGTCACAATCACTTGAATTATTAAAACAAAATCAACAAAGGAAACTCCATAATATActgtaacaataatatgaaaaggatagtcactactcaccatatggtggagatgctgagttgcagataagcacaacaaaaagactgtcggaaagtgagctttcggccaacagtgCCTTtgttgcaaataaacaaaatacacacacacacacacacacacacacacacacacacacacacacacacacacacacacacacgaccacaatcTCTAGCAGCaccgcatgatgggagaggcaaccagttgtgagtaaggaggaggctggggcaagggggtggggtggggtggggggggggggggggaaggtttgcagtgggggacagtgaagtacTGCTAGTGGGAGTGTGCAGAAACAAGCTGGACAGAAGGGCACCTAGGTGCAGTGACACGTCAaggggttagatggagggcagggcagAGAGGGGGGTAGCAGAAAAGTAAAAAGACTTGgtggcattggtggaatagagggctgtgtagtactggaatgggaacagggaaggggctagatgggtacggacaatgactaacaaagggtgAGGCCAGagggggttatgggaacataggatatattgcattgaaagtttccacctgcacaattcagaaaggctggtattggtgggaaggatccagacggcacagactgtgaagcagtcactgaaatgagggATGCTGTGTTGGGCGATGTActtagcaacaggatggtccagttgTTTGTTGGCCACAGTTTGCCAGTGGCCATTCAAGCAGACAGACGACTTGTGGATTGTCATGCACACATAGAATAAagttcagtggttgcagcttagtttgtagatcacatgactgggttCACACGTAGCCCTggctttgatgagataggtgatgtttgCGACCGgagtggaataggtggtggtggtgggaggatgtatgggacagttcttgcatcaagttctattacagggatatgagccataagGGAAgatgttgggagcaggggttgtgtaaagatggatggggatattgtgtaggtttggtgggcagcaggatactactgtgggaggggtggaaagAATAGTGGGTAATACATTTCTCATTTtggggcacaacgagaggtagtcaaaaccttggcgaagaatgtaattcagttgctccagtcctggttgGTAGTGagtcacgaggggaatgctccGATGTGGCTGGATGTTGGGGCTTTGGCACATGGTggatgactggaaagataaggcacaggagacttgtttttgtacaaggttgggagggtaattacgatctgtaaaggcctcagtgaggccctcagtgtattttgagagggaccaatcatcactacagatgcaatggccaCAGGTTACTATGCAGTATGGAACGGACATCTTGGTATGGCATGGGTGGcaactgtcgaagtggaggtattgtggTGAATGgtaagtttgatatggacagaggtactgatgtagctgtCTTTAAGGTGGATGCCAACACTAAGGAAGGTGCCTTGGTGGGTTGAGTATGAGTAGGTAAAGTGAATGGGAAAGAtggtgttgaggttgtggaggaatgtgaatagtgtGTCCTCACCCTCGTCCAGCTCACGAAGATGTCACCAATGAATTTGAGCCAGGTGTAGGGTTCAGGatactgggtgtttaggaaggatacctctagatggcccatgaacaggttggcataggttggtgccatgcaggtgcccttagccataccccagatttgtttgtaggtaatgctttcAAAGGAAACGTAATTATGGGTAATTATATGGTTGGTCGTGGCAACTAGGAacgaggttgttggtttggaatctgtcaggtgttgggaaaggtagtggttcaatagcagtaaggccatgggcatttggGATGTTAGTGTAAAAGGAGGTGACATTAATAGTGACAAGCAGGTGTactgtgtggtaaaggaacaggaactgtggagagttggtggatgAAAtgcttggtatcttttatataggagggtatgtTGCAGCTAATAGGCTGAACGTGTTGATCTatcagagcagagattctctcagtggggaacAGTAACTGCCTGCAATGGGGCAATCCTGGTTGGTTGGGttaatggactttaggaagcatgtaagaGGTAGGAGTACAAGGAGTGGTAGGCGTGAGGAGACAGACAGACTCCGGGCAGAGGTTCTGGAATGGGCCTCCTGGATTTCTGGAAAGGGGTCAcgggcagggtttgtaggtggatgaatctgagagctggcagagtccttcttccaggtaatccttgcggttcaaaacaacaaTGGTGGAGCCTTTGATAGCTGGTAGGAGTATAAGGTTTGATAAAAGTTTTTGGGTGGTGGATTGTGGTTTTTCCTGTGGATATacagttagtttgcatgttgagggatttggggaatgatggtgagccaAGGTTTGGCATTAAGAAATTCTGGGAAGTTAAGGGGGGTAGTTTGTGGATGggggatcacggttggatggaggagtgaactgattcagggagggttcaacattggtctttagtTGAGTTTGATTGGTAGAGTTGGTAGTGAAAAAGTGTCTCCACTGTatggaccaggagaaggagagaaggtctttaacaagttctGCATGAGTGAACTTGAGTGGGACAAAAGAAGAGGCTTTTGGGAAGGACTGgtacttctgtggggctaaggctgtTGAAGGATAGTTTCGTGACTATGTTTaaagtctgtttaggttctggattctgtgtagaGATGGGGGAGTGTTTTTGATGGTGGGGAAATgaagtaggtctgcgagacagtgTTTGTCAGCTTTGAGAGGCTGTGGGGGAGGTTTAGAGATTGTTGCAAGGGTGGTGGACAACGGTAGTCTAAGGTGGGAGTAGGAAATGAGCAGGATAaagagttttttcaggtggtgtcctCCTCCAGGAACTAAAGCAAGATGTACAATGCCACTTCAAAaaactctccatcctgctcacttcctacttctcccttggactaccactatccaccacctctCCAACAACCTCCAAATCTCCCCCACACCCCTTGTAGCTGATAAACCCTGCCTCTTAGACCTACTATATTTACCATACCCCCAAAAATTCCCTCCCACCACAacacagaacctaaacagacctgaaacagtcatgaacctttcctccaaagccttagccccacagaagtatcagtcttTTTCAAAGGCCTCACATTTTGTTCCACTCCAAAATTCAATCATGCAGCATTTGTTACAGACCTTCTCTCCTTTTCCCAGTCTTAAGTGGAAACACATTCACCACCAACTCTACCAATCAAACTGAACTAAAGACCAacgttgaaccctgcctgactcagttcagccctctatccaaccgtgatccaccttCACTGCCCCCAAACCACCTCCTCTTAACTTTCCagcatttcttaacctcaaaccttgcctcacaatCATTCCCAAATCCTTcagcatgcaaactaaccttacatctgcaggaaGAACCACAATCCACCAACTAAAAACTTAACATGACCTTACAATCTTACCTGCTTACAAAAGCTTCACCACTGTTGGTTTGAGCAGCCAAGGGTTACCTGGCAGAATGACTCCGCCACTTGGCAGATTCAACTACCTAAAAACGCTGCATGGTGACATCGTTCCAGAAATCcaccaggatctccagtctctcctcaaatgctTAGGCCCATCCCAGGACAACTCCCCAgaaccatctctctcctcacccctatgacTCCCCACACTCCTAACTTCCACATCCATCCTAAAGTCCATAAATCCAACCACCCAGGACGCACCATTGTGGCGGGTTATTGTGCctgcactgagagaatctctgctcttgtagaccttCATCCTATTACCTGCAatgtaccctcctatataaaagataccaaccatttcatccactgattctccacagttcctgttcctttaccatacAATGTCCTTGATCATCACTGTTGATACCACCTCCCTTTACATTAACATCTCTAATGCCCAAGGCCTTatagctattgaacactaccttccccAAAGCcgaatggattccaaaccaacaacctactttccagtcaccatgaccaactatatcctcacccacaattagttctcgtttgaaggcattacctacaaatgaATTGggatatggctatgggcacccacatggcactatAGTAtgttaacctattcatgggccatctagagaaatATTTCCTGAACACCCTGAATCCCAAACGCCTCACCAAATTCAATGGTGACACCTTCATGACCTGTATAGAGGGTGaaaacaccctatccacattcctccacaacctcaacaacttctccccgatTTGCTTTACCTACtcatactcaacccaacaagccaccgtcctcaatgttgacctccacctcaaagatggtacTGGTGAATTATTAAGACAGATTTTCCCAGAATAGATTTAGCCATTTGGGAAGAAATTCAACTTGGCCAGACAATGCTTTGAGGAGGTCACTCTTGTGTATTGATAGCAAATCCTaaggaagaaattaatgtacaTTTTGAGAAGTTCTTGTCTGAGCGAGACCATAGCTTGCTGAATTTCACACAGCAGCCTAAAAAATTTTGGTGACAAAGGATACAAACACTATTAGTAACACTATAAATATTTCTTGAAGCCCTTCATATCTAAAAGTAATATTATATTTAATgttgaaatatttcaaaaaatgttcaatatgAACTGGCAACAAATGTTACAAATTTAAAGAAACTGTTTTGAAAATATTactgtttttgaatatttttcctgAAATCTGGTACAAGAAGACTCCTCTTACCTCTTGCGCCTCGGGGTTTTAAGCCTGAAGGTCGAAACACCCCTCTGCCTCTTCCTGCTGGTccactgcagaaaaaaaaaaagagatagagaattcacatttaagtactgagTGAGAACGAGTCTCAGTGCAATTAATTCTTGTAACACATGTGGTTAAGAATGACAATAGTAACCCAAAATTGAAATGTGCAGAACAGCTACATTCATCAACATACAGAACAACTggtatatcaaacaatggaaaatctgagaTGGATGCTGACAATATCTAAATGCCTTCTTTCAATGTCCCTGTCTGTCACTCAAATCCTCATCTGTgtggtgggtagcaatctatccAAAGACTGTCATAGAAAAAGATTCAAGTTTCAAGTACTAAGAAtggtaaaagcattattcaaatgggggggaaaagagagagagagagagagagagagagagagagagagaaggagaaaaggTCACTACTGCATCTTAAATCTGTACTGAATAATCACAATCTGAGTCT is a genomic window of Schistocerca gregaria isolate iqSchGreg1 chromosome 9, iqSchGreg1.2, whole genome shotgun sequence containing:
- the LOC126291877 gene encoding YTH domain-containing protein 1-like — protein: MFRDRRLTNGPAGRGRGVFRPSGLKPRGARGGGHLSSGRVVKKAQAARAVSPRKKLESLKLKLAAKGIQYDASYIQRQRQKQLRKDENSSADAEDGALYKQKMSVMPDPERKCTENEMEKIQDALIEALEPLEDGYFPRFYGTYTVKGVLVMSCANEQTKRWLERIVPQLEPWESGKLCVKPRGEVSQGTKVLLKTPKLFAKTDPKKILQMLSTQNKTLETNMWKNVSAKSEDSGQTLVYVIDNRSLDAIRALNNKVYLGLGNVELVILNDEEDSKQASADTEIENEEDDKQTSADKEMKDQEDDKQTSADTEMKDQEDDKQTSADTEMKDQEDDKQTSADTEMKDQEDDEQPCVDTEMINEEENDEQTTADTEMKNVEENDEQTTTDTEMKNQETSVGTEIRNVDSADKQTS